A region from the Nodularia sp. LEGE 06071 genome encodes:
- a CDS encoding condensation domain-containing protein: MSLVEFLQDLSFKGVKLGLDGEKLRIGGSQSVLTPDVITQIQQHKTEILQVLHDFPDILNIYPLSYGQQAMWFLWQLAPESGFYNVAFTCRICSHVNVTTLQKTFQTLIERHPQLRSSFPKQGNKPVQQTHQTQVADFQQINASTWSEHELDHRVFQESQQPFDLENGSVMRVRLFTHSEQEHILLLTVHHIAIDAWCLPLLMEEMIMIYPALESGVQPPLTPLTNSYIDYVRWQRELLTSVPGEKLWNYWQKKLAGDLPVLNLPTDRPRPPIQTYNGASHRFTLSSKLTEQLKQLAQREGATQSMVLLAAFQVLLYRYTGQEDILVGVPTSGRTKSEFMPLVGYFVDPVVMRVNFSENPTFQEFLSQIRSCVSEALAHQDFPFALLVERLQSKRDPSRSPIFQALFNFVLQNLRQFEYSQQLLLGGEVDREGFKLKPYEMSQMEGQFDLDLMMAEGSSDLVGSFRYNTDLFDEQTIAQMAGHFQNLLAGIISNPQQKVSQLPLINEAERQQILMVCHDPAIKAENNIFINPEWVDNSPIYVLDNHRELLPFGVEGEIYIGDAHLNRNYLQQQEQTITEVLEHPLLGSLLRTGRWGRLRRDGSLEVLGLIQRQAWIGGHRINFQTIEQVLLSISGIEDCYVLAREGKLVAYMVGSKSLLTESLNAHLQANLPGYMLPVAYVQVSNLPLTATGQIDEQVLTSLEVIDTKLLEQWQQQLNSHAEIEQAVVIASSRQTPSPSPLHLAKLLPPGTNNTAISSPIAETASVIGIVPKEKPEFTTPAISDGGPLNIPEDAPQTLTEALIQTATRSKNQGITYISAKGENEFQTYTSLLDEAKCILNGLQNQGLRPGQRVILQIASLRDYFPTLWGCILGGIQPVTIAVAPTYIEKNGVVNKLYNTWKLLDHPCILASDSLIEPLENLRSLLDLPELKICSVAELKNYSATSEFYPSRPDEVAFLQLTSGSTGVPKCIQETHQGIIAHIHAAKQINGYATENISLNWLPVDHVVPILTCHFKDTYLGCQQIEVETAVILASPLKWLDLIEQYRVSHSWSPNFGFKLISEALVKTPGKNWDLSSVKFLMNAGEQVTPRVVREFLATVASFGISSQVMQPAFGMAEVCTCMTYQNQFNEETGIYGIKKSSVGGQLELATDSHVDVIEFTDLGLPVPGVQIRIVDHENSLLPEGIVGRFQIKGKVVTPGYLNNPEANAEAFVGDGWFNSGDLGFILNGHLVLTGREKELIIINGVNYYCYEIEDIVNSIAGVAPTYAGACAFSNQLTGTEGLAIFFSPEQTESQLNLSVIQAIRREVAAQLGISPTYVIPVERQEFPKTTSGKIQRSQLKQKLESGDFSLLIQEIDIQLGKNTIPDWFYQKVWCQKQARINPISTVKQAVIVFLDDLGLGQSVCQRLEAQNYSCIKVEAGNSFVQISSKHYVINPADEKDYHRLIKSLATNNYPIGHIFHLWNYETYNDGISNLETLEVSQQKGLYSLLFLVKAIEQLHETKDCVQLLFVASCSQFILPTDAIAYEKATVLGFLKTIPQEIPWLDCRHIDLPIAAVEINRTHLLAEFSALSSEPEIAYRDGQRLVSRLQKTDFAEEEQQELPFTKGGVYLITGGLGGIGVKIARYLLEHYQARLLLIGRTPLPDESTWENYQEGEDKLSAKIQAYQQLRQLPGSVLYQAVDICNLDDMKQTLNLVSSQWKTQFDGVIHLAGGLPEHLIASETKESLIAGLQQKVMGSWVLHHLLQNQNPGFFIHFSSVNSFFGGTGVGAYAAANSFQEAFSTYQRQHSSWQSYCLSWSMWDETGMSRGYPMKDLSQAKGYCAISPSQGMDSLLIALAHRSNHVLIGLDAGKSHIQRFTLDCHSLQQLTALFTAKTRELSVEQLQVSDRLQHGLADRFGTPTHCHFVQLDEMPLTDSGEVDMKQLTHTYTGLKVSEQTEPRNQVERQLAEIFKQVLDLEKIGIHDNFFTLGGHSVLAAQIVSQIQETFGSDLQLWVLFQSSTIAELAQIIEKPDQSSGELANGNQDIEEALTSYPCLVPIKPGGSKQPFFWIHPMAGIVFPYYPVVYQLGSDHPVYGIQAPGLQGEKQPLNRVEDMAAYYIEVIRSVQPQGPYLLAGWSLGAYIVYEMAVRLKEANQEVDLLVLFDSPPDLKTGYKAEDLWRIAGLIVSVPDMWPLIYDYITQVRATKPSSLQQSKSADQTKGLIKGMLSFFGHRSATKNPQIIKRFEQVRVILRLWQIGIANGDALYRYKAPSYDGKAILVKTSDVQLDQDETWGWGELVKGGVDVHTVSGNHLTLLRHPHASAIAEILSRYLDCVP, encoded by the coding sequence ATGAGTTTAGTAGAATTTTTACAAGACCTTTCCTTTAAAGGAGTTAAGTTAGGACTTGACGGAGAAAAACTGCGTATTGGTGGTTCCCAGTCTGTCTTAACTCCTGATGTCATTACTCAAATACAACAGCACAAAACTGAAATTTTACAGGTACTCCATGATTTCCCAGATATTTTAAATATTTATCCCCTCTCCTATGGTCAACAAGCCATGTGGTTTCTGTGGCAATTAGCACCTGAGAGTGGATTTTACAATGTGGCATTTACCTGTCGTATCTGTTCCCATGTAAATGTTACGACTTTGCAAAAGACTTTCCAGACTCTAATTGAACGTCATCCGCAGTTGCGTAGCAGTTTTCCCAAACAAGGTAACAAGCCAGTTCAACAGACCCATCAAACTCAGGTAGCAGACTTTCAGCAGATCAATGCTTCTACTTGGAGTGAGCATGAACTTGATCATAGGGTTTTTCAAGAATCCCAGCAACCCTTTGACCTTGAAAATGGGTCGGTAATGCGGGTGCGTTTATTTACTCACTCTGAACAAGAACATATTTTATTGCTAACAGTACACCATATTGCGATTGATGCTTGGTGTCTTCCATTACTAATGGAAGAAATGATCATGATCTATCCTGCCCTAGAGTCAGGGGTTCAGCCACCTTTAACTCCTCTGACGAACTCCTACATAGATTACGTGCGTTGGCAAAGAGAATTGTTGACAAGTGTTCCAGGAGAAAAACTTTGGAACTACTGGCAAAAAAAACTGGCGGGAGACTTACCTGTACTAAATTTGCCCACAGACAGACCACGACCACCTATACAAACCTATAACGGGGCTTCTCATCGATTCACACTATCTTCAAAGCTGACAGAACAACTTAAACAGCTTGCTCAAAGGGAAGGTGCGACTCAATCTATGGTTCTGCTGGCTGCATTTCAGGTTCTCCTATATCGTTACACAGGACAGGAAGATATTTTAGTTGGTGTTCCCACTTCAGGTAGAACTAAATCTGAATTTATGCCATTAGTTGGCTACTTTGTCGATCCAGTTGTGATGCGGGTGAATTTCTCAGAAAATCCCACTTTTCAGGAGTTTCTATCTCAAATTCGCTCCTGCGTATCGGAAGCATTGGCGCATCAAGATTTTCCCTTTGCTTTACTGGTAGAGCGATTACAATCAAAGCGAGATCCCAGCCGTTCCCCTATATTTCAGGCTTTATTTAACTTTGTTTTGCAGAACTTACGGCAGTTTGAGTATAGCCAACAATTGTTATTAGGTGGTGAAGTAGATCGAGAAGGATTTAAATTAAAACCTTACGAAATGTCCCAGATGGAGGGACAGTTTGATCTTGACTTGATGATGGCAGAAGGAAGTTCGGATCTGGTTGGGTCTTTCAGATACAACACCGATTTATTTGATGAACAGACTATTGCCCAGATGGCAGGTCATTTCCAAAATTTATTAGCAGGAATCATTTCCAATCCCCAGCAAAAAGTTAGTCAACTACCGCTGATAAATGAAGCCGAAAGACAGCAGATATTAATGGTATGTCACGACCCTGCTATCAAGGCTGAAAACAATATATTTATTAATCCTGAATGGGTAGATAATTCACCAATTTATGTATTAGATAATCATAGAGAATTACTTCCTTTTGGTGTAGAAGGAGAAATTTATATTGGTGATGCCCATTTAAATAGAAATTATTTGCAGCAGCAAGAACAAACTATCACTGAGGTTCTAGAACACCCCTTGTTGGGAAGTTTGTTGAGAACTGGAAGATGGGGTCGCCTGCGCCGAGATGGATCTCTAGAGGTACTGGGATTAATACAGCGGCAAGCCTGGATTGGGGGACACCGGATAAATTTCCAGACAATAGAGCAGGTGTTACTATCAATCTCTGGGATAGAAGATTGTTATGTTCTGGCACGGGAGGGAAAACTCGTGGCTTACATGGTTGGCTCAAAATCCTTATTAACTGAGTCTTTAAATGCTCATTTGCAGGCTAACTTGCCCGGTTATATGTTGCCAGTTGCCTATGTACAAGTATCGAATTTACCGTTGACAGCAACAGGGCAAATTGATGAGCAGGTTTTGACATCTTTAGAAGTGATTGATACCAAACTTCTAGAACAATGGCAGCAACAATTAAACAGCCATGCCGAAATTGAGCAAGCGGTAGTAATTGCGAGTTCGCGTCAGACACCTTCACCCTCACCACTCCACTTAGCAAAACTACTGCCACCAGGAACAAATAACACAGCAATTTCCTCACCGATTGCTGAAACTGCCTCTGTTATAGGTATTGTCCCGAAAGAAAAACCAGAATTTACAACACCCGCAATTAGTGATGGCGGTCCGCTGAATATTCCCGAAGATGCTCCCCAGACTTTAACAGAAGCATTAATACAAACAGCAACTCGATCCAAAAATCAAGGCATTACTTACATTTCGGCAAAAGGCGAAAACGAGTTTCAAACATACACTAGCCTATTAGACGAAGCGAAATGTATTCTTAACGGCTTGCAAAATCAAGGCTTGCGGCCAGGACAGCGAGTGATTCTGCAAATTGCATCTCTGCGAGATTATTTTCCCACCTTATGGGGATGCATTCTCGGCGGAATTCAGCCTGTAACTATAGCTGTAGCCCCTACTTACATAGAAAAAAATGGAGTTGTCAATAAGCTATACAATACATGGAAATTGCTCGACCATCCATGTATTTTAGCAAGTGATTCTCTCATAGAACCACTGGAAAATTTGCGTTCATTACTAGACCTACCAGAATTAAAAATTTGTTCTGTAGCAGAGTTAAAAAATTATTCAGCCACCTCAGAATTTTATCCTAGTCGCCCTGATGAAGTAGCTTTCTTACAGCTAACTTCTGGTAGTACAGGAGTTCCTAAGTGTATTCAAGAAACTCATCAAGGTATCATTGCTCATATCCATGCAGCTAAACAAATTAATGGATATGCAACTGAAAATATTAGCCTGAATTGGTTGCCAGTTGACCATGTTGTACCTATATTAACGTGCCACTTTAAAGATACATATTTGGGTTGTCAACAAATCGAAGTGGAAACAGCAGTTATCTTAGCTAGCCCTTTAAAATGGTTAGATTTGATTGAGCAATATCGAGTTTCTCACAGTTGGTCTCCAAACTTTGGATTTAAGTTAATTAGTGAAGCACTGGTAAAGACTCCCGGCAAAAATTGGGATCTCTCGTCAGTTAAATTCTTGATGAATGCAGGAGAACAAGTCACTCCTAGAGTTGTGCGAGAATTTCTGGCGACCGTTGCATCTTTTGGTATTTCTTCTCAAGTTATGCAACCAGCTTTTGGTATGGCTGAAGTCTGTACTTGCATGACTTATCAAAATCAGTTTAACGAGGAAACTGGTATTTATGGGATTAAAAAATCTTCTGTTGGTGGTCAGTTAGAGCTAGCAACAGATTCTCATGTTGATGTGATTGAGTTTACTGACCTTGGTCTTCCAGTTCCGGGAGTGCAAATTCGCATAGTTGATCATGAAAATTCTCTTTTACCAGAAGGGATAGTGGGGCGTTTTCAAATTAAGGGAAAAGTCGTTACTCCTGGTTATCTAAATAATCCCGAAGCTAATGCAGAAGCCTTTGTTGGAGACGGCTGGTTTAATTCAGGAGACTTGGGTTTTATTCTGAATGGTCATTTAGTTTTGACTGGACGAGAGAAGGAATTAATCATCATTAACGGAGTTAATTATTACTGCTATGAAATCGAAGATATTGTCAATAGCATTGCAGGTGTAGCTCCCACTTATGCAGGTGCTTGTGCATTCTCTAATCAACTGACAGGAACTGAAGGATTAGCAATTTTCTTTTCGCCTGAGCAAACAGAGTCTCAACTTAACTTGTCAGTTATTCAAGCCATTAGAAGAGAAGTTGCGGCTCAGTTAGGAATTAGTCCCACTTATGTGATTCCTGTAGAACGGCAGGAATTTCCTAAAACTACAAGTGGCAAAATTCAGCGTTCTCAACTCAAACAAAAACTAGAGTCTGGTGACTTTAGCTTGCTGATTCAAGAAATTGACATTCAACTAGGCAAAAATACGATTCCTGATTGGTTTTATCAGAAAGTCTGGTGTCAGAAACAGGCTCGAATTAATCCTATTTCTACTGTCAAACAAGCGGTGATAGTCTTTCTTGATGATTTAGGATTAGGACAATCAGTTTGTCAAAGACTGGAAGCTCAAAATTATTCTTGCATCAAAGTTGAAGCTGGAAATAGTTTTGTACAAATTAGCAGTAAACATTATGTAATCAATCCTGCTGATGAAAAAGATTATCACCGTTTAATAAAATCATTAGCAACTAACAATTATCCCATTGGTCATATTTTCCATCTCTGGAATTATGAAACCTATAATGATGGCATCTCTAACCTGGAAACTCTTGAGGTTAGTCAACAAAAAGGACTCTATAGCTTACTGTTTTTAGTCAAAGCAATAGAGCAACTGCATGAAACAAAAGATTGTGTACAGTTGCTATTTGTAGCTAGTTGCAGTCAATTTATTTTACCAACTGATGCGATCGCCTATGAAAAAGCAACAGTTTTGGGCTTCCTCAAAACCATCCCACAGGAAATACCTTGGTTAGACTGTCGCCATATTGATCTACCCATTGCTGCGGTTGAAATTAATAGAACTCATTTACTAGCAGAATTTTCTGCTTTGAGTTCAGAGCCGGAAATCGCTTACAGAGATGGACAACGTTTAGTTTCTCGTTTGCAAAAGACAGATTTTGCCGAAGAAGAACAGCAAGAACTTCCTTTTACAAAGGGTGGAGTCTATTTAATCACTGGTGGACTGGGAGGTATTGGCGTTAAGATTGCGAGGTATTTATTAGAACATTACCAAGCTCGTTTGCTGTTAATTGGTCGGACACCTTTACCAGATGAAAGCACCTGGGAGAATTATCAAGAAGGTGAAGATAAACTCTCAGCCAAGATTCAAGCTTATCAACAGCTAAGACAACTTCCCGGCTCAGTTCTCTATCAAGCTGTTGATATTTGTAATCTGGATGACATGAAACAGACCCTTAATTTGGTATCATCCCAGTGGAAAACTCAATTTGATGGAGTGATTCATTTAGCGGGAGGTTTGCCAGAACACCTAATCGCGTCTGAAACGAAAGAAAGCTTAATCGCTGGGTTGCAACAGAAGGTAATGGGAAGTTGGGTACTCCATCACCTACTGCAAAATCAGAATCCTGGTTTCTTCATCCACTTCTCCTCAGTCAATAGTTTCTTTGGAGGTACAGGTGTGGGCGCTTATGCAGCAGCTAACAGTTTCCAAGAAGCCTTTAGTACTTATCAAAGACAACATAGTTCCTGGCAAAGCTATTGCTTGAGTTGGAGTATGTGGGATGAAACCGGTATGAGTCGTGGCTATCCCATGAAAGACCTCAGTCAAGCCAAGGGATATTGTGCTATTTCGCCCTCTCAAGGTATGGATTCCTTGTTGATAGCTTTAGCACATCGCTCTAACCATGTTTTAATCGGATTGGATGCTGGCAAGTCACATATTCAGCGATTTACGTTAGATTGCCACAGTTTACAGCAATTAACTGCTTTATTTACAGCCAAGACTCGCGAATTATCCGTTGAGCAATTGCAAGTAAGCGATCGCCTTCAGCACGGCCTAGCCGATCGCTTCGGTACTCCCACTCACTGCCATTTTGTCCAACTGGATGAAATGCCTTTGACAGATTCAGGGGAAGTTGATATGAAACAGTTAACTCACACCTACACCGGATTGAAAGTTTCTGAACAAACAGAACCTCGCAATCAAGTTGAACGTCAGTTAGCTGAAATCTTTAAACAAGTACTGGATCTGGAAAAAATAGGTATCCATGATAACTTCTTTACACTAGGTGGTCATTCGGTACTAGCAGCGCAAATTGTATCTCAGATACAGGAGACTTTTGGGAGTGATCTGCAACTGTGGGTTCTGTTCCAGTCTTCCACCATTGCAGAATTAGCCCAAATTATTGAAAAGCCGGATCAATCATCAGGAGAACTGGCAAATGGTAATCAGGATATTGAAGAGGCTCTCACTTCTTATCCCTGCCTAGTTCCCATCAAACCAGGTGGCAGCAAGCAGCCTTTTTTCTGGATTCACCCGATGGCTGGTATAGTCTTTCCCTATTACCCTGTAGTCTATCAGCTTGGTTCTGATCACCCTGTCTATGGAATACAAGCACCAGGATTGCAGGGAGAGAAACAGCCTTTGAACCGAGTTGAAGACATGGCTGCTTATTACATTGAAGTCATCCGTTCAGTTCAACCTCAAGGACCCTACTTACTAGCTGGCTGGTCACTAGGAGCCTACATTGTTTATGAAATGGCTGTTCGTCTCAAAGAAGCAAATCAGGAAGTGGATTTATTGGTACTCTTTGATTCTCCTCCTGATTTGAAAACAGGCTACAAAGCCGAGGATCTCTGGAGAATAGCTGGTTTAATAGTAAGTGTGCCGGATATGTGGCCGTTGATCTACGATTACATTACTCAGGTCAGGGCAACTAAACCATCATCTTTGCAGCAATCCAAAAGTGCTGATCAGACTAAAGGTTTAATCAAAGGGATGCTGTCATTTTTTGGTCATCGTTCTGCTACCAAAAATCCCCAGATCATAAAAAGATTTGAGCAAGTTCGTGTCATACTTCGTCTATGGCAGATAGGGATAGCGAATGGTGACGCTTTATACCGATATAAAGCACCATCTTATGATGGCAAAGCTATTCTTGTGAAAACAAGTGATGTCCAGCTTGACCAAGATGAAACTTGGGGTTGGGGTGAATTAGTAAAAGGTGGTGTCGATGTACATACTGTATCCGGCAATCATCTTACCTTACTACGACATCCCCATGCGTCGGCGATCGCAGAAATCCTGAGCCGATACCTTGATTGTGTTCCCTAG
- a CDS encoding lipase family protein: MTISLKLRKGFSFDEAILMTTLSKYAYDVFQYDDGSVDDVELKTIYKALYKNQGWELVHTIRNDDTNNRGLILKNTQSGVAHQYAVSFRGTAGMDNGSIDLDGVVSDVDWKLVDYGALAIQRAKVVRGFNIAFESIADEIQFFFKTLRGELKPSDFRKLYQLPPLRKFACLTALADAGAIRLGAEFDEQAQYLVQQVFADGEIDDDEELAEVLTFLEEELLSKLTPLNEQIEVWVTGHSLGGSLCQLGGLALRRWFGPAASGGLLIKVYAIAACKIGNQEFVNFYNQQIGEELSYRIENTLDAIPNIPLDAPFPISAIAPEGLKIGNVFLGKFFNGGKPISVTGLGGQSSSISFGGFGSIPFTVPFPHSPETYIQLLQEQQQYWQDLARPAKDVLRPFLLDLLHDEQKTDVNRQEISDLNGNKKTSSVKNNEDITIIK; the protein is encoded by the coding sequence ATGACTATATCGTTGAAGTTGCGTAAAGGCTTTAGTTTTGATGAAGCTATCCTGATGACAACTCTTTCTAAGTACGCATATGATGTGTTCCAGTATGATGATGGCAGCGTTGACGATGTAGAGCTAAAGACAATTTACAAGGCTCTCTATAAAAATCAGGGATGGGAGTTAGTTCACACCATCCGTAATGACGACACGAATAATCGGGGACTAATTCTCAAAAATACTCAATCAGGAGTTGCTCATCAGTATGCAGTTTCCTTTCGAGGCACAGCCGGTATGGATAACGGTTCCATTGACCTGGATGGTGTAGTTTCTGATGTCGATTGGAAACTAGTTGATTATGGCGCTTTGGCTATCCAACGGGCAAAAGTCGTGCGAGGGTTTAATATAGCCTTTGAGTCCATTGCTGATGAAATTCAATTCTTCTTTAAGACTCTGCGGGGTGAATTAAAACCCTCTGATTTCCGGAAGCTCTATCAGTTACCTCCCCTACGGAAATTTGCCTGTCTTACTGCTTTGGCTGATGCGGGAGCAATCCGACTAGGAGCAGAGTTTGATGAACAAGCTCAATACTTAGTTCAGCAAGTATTTGCCGACGGTGAAATTGATGACGATGAAGAACTGGCGGAAGTTTTGACTTTTCTGGAAGAGGAGCTGTTATCTAAGCTAACACCATTAAATGAACAGATCGAGGTATGGGTAACAGGTCACAGTTTGGGTGGCTCCCTCTGTCAACTGGGGGGTCTGGCTTTGCGACGCTGGTTCGGTCCTGCTGCATCTGGGGGATTGCTAATCAAAGTTTATGCGATCGCCGCTTGTAAAATTGGTAATCAAGAATTTGTAAATTTCTACAACCAGCAAATAGGAGAAGAACTTAGCTATCGCATTGAAAATACGTTGGATGCTATTCCCAATATCCCCCTAGATGCTCCCTTCCCGATTTCTGCGATCGCTCCTGAAGGATTAAAGATCGGCAATGTTTTTCTTGGTAAGTTTTTTAACGGTGGTAAACCTATTTCAGTCACGGGATTAGGTGGTCAAAGTTCGTCCATATCCTTTGGCGGATTTGGAAGCATCCCGTTTACCGTACCGTTTCCCCACAGCCCTGAAACTTATATTCAATTATTGCAGGAGCAGCAACAATATTGGCAAGATTTGGCTCGTCCCGCTAAGGATGTTTTACGTCCTTTTCTGCTTGACCTGCTACATGATGAACAGAAAACAGATGTAAATCGTCAAGAAATCAGCGATTTAAATGGTAATAAAAAGACCAGCAGCGTCAAAAATAACGAAGATATAACTATCATCAAGTAA